The following are encoded in a window of Rosa chinensis cultivar Old Blush chromosome 4, RchiOBHm-V2, whole genome shotgun sequence genomic DNA:
- the LOC112197641 gene encoding LOW QUALITY PROTEIN: putative uridine kinase C227.14 (The sequence of the model RefSeq protein was modified relative to this genomic sequence to represent the inferred CDS: deleted 1 base in 1 codon) yields the protein MRLLWCIEEVYDALAERLVPTAAAMSNPNLKHIVGLAGHPGAGKSTLASEVVRTVNKLWPQKASSLDSQVTPLDVAAVLPNPIDGYHLYRSQLDAMENPEEAHARRGAPWTFNPELLLKSLKTLRSQGSVYASSFDHGVGDPVEDDIFVSIQNKVVIVEGNYLFLDNGVWKEISFMFDEKW from the exons ATGCGTCTTCTTT GGTGTATAGAAGAAGTATATGATGCTTTGGCTGAACGCCTTGTTCCTACAGCAgcagcaatgtcaaatccaaatTTGAA GCATATTGTGGGTTTGGCTGGTCATCCTGGAGCTGGAAAGAGTACTCTTGCATCTGAAGTAGTACGGACCGTAAACAAGTTATGGCCTCAGAAAGCTTCATCATTGGATTCCCAAGTTACGCCTTTAGATGTGGCTGCAGTTCTTCCCAAT CCCATAGATGGATACCATCTTTACCGTTCTCAGCTGGATGCAATGGAG AATCCTGAGGAAGCTCATGCAAGAAGGGGAG CTCCATGGACCTTCAACCCTGAGCTACTACTCAAGTCTTTGAAGACTCTGAGAAGTCAG GGATCAGTATATGCATCTTCATTTGACCATGGTGTTGGAGATCCAGTAGAAGATGATATCTTTGTGAGCATTCA GAATAAAGTGGTCATAGTAGAAGGAAATTATCTGTTCTTGGATAATGGGGTGTGGAAGGAAATATCGTTTATGTTTGACGAGAAGTGGTAA
- the LOC112197640 gene encoding uncharacterized protein LOC112197640, producing the protein MAFLIEIGTTIVAKLAEYMVEPVIRQAGYIICYNKNLKKLQNQVSDLVGARISMQHAVETEERKGKKIEKGVQNWLTEVDQLTKEADDFLKDEHHAETKCLQGFCPNLKLRHHLSRKSTKMAQEVAELYEKKKNFDNIAYAASQEEVCVAALQDYEAFDSRTSAAKDVINELRNSNTYMIGVYGIGGVGKTTLVKEVYKQLATGGEKLFDEVVMVLDLKKNPSINRIQKEIAEKLGLEILETETLAGRARRINNRIKDKKSLVILDDVWENIDLGDVGLPRMETLKILLTSRSKLVLSSDMGTQKEFPLEVLDKDEAWSLFQKTAGDIVKNPNIGTIATHVAEKCGGLPLLIVTVARSLRNSSLQAWKDTFRRLKRLDGKGLTEKTYSAIEWSYNQLGDEELKSLFLLCGHIMSGYSNTIYILDLFKYSMGLSLLKNVNTLAEALIALYSLLEKLKDSCLLLDGYANSNCRMHDLVGDVANRIMVRDNHIISSTLEDELKDWPDKDSLKKCTAISFPYTVIPRLPEVLECPELKMFILWSRDVTLEIPCNIFEKMEKLKVLDLTKLSFLPSLPPSLEFLKSLKTLCLDHCKLGDLSLVGQLGSLEFLSFKGSNFKQLPKEIGQLTCLRLLDLSGCSQLELIPPNVLSSLTRLEDLRMGNSFNQWEAEGVISTERSNASLEELKHLHQLIALQLHIPDDVILPVDLFTTKLETFQICIGSAWKWADVDETLNALKLKFTTSNELDQGLKMLLKRTEDLYLEDMEGVNHSILYELVTEGFQQLKHLHVQNNTDFAYIINGKVGFPNLTWLEVTGLNDLRFLFSSSTARSLLQLKRLQISGCQIMEAIVSIEEFNEIAEKLFCQLQDLELKDLPKLTKFCSRKYTEFSNPSSGRLQLEDCIKRNTIGDEIEEINSTGNLDVVIQHFLFDNKIEFPNLKKLSIDGLAKLTTVWNNQLSLESSKNLEGIKIVSCDSLKSIFPASVARSLLQLRSVEVQNCGVEQIVSKEDDVQTTPMFVFSKLTYVQFQDLPRLRSFYPGLHSSKWPSLVTLLVYDCTKVQIFADVRRELNNLCTPNKQSLFLLEKDSFPNLETLGLDVMENWDSLPLYLFRKLKYLCSYAYTNSSLNSLEKLLGLEKVNVSSNGEIHAVGDGTLPHLRQLYLCGMRKLMNLGEDNFGPACSYFPNLETLTLEDCDSLKNLRSSAISFKNITTLQVSRCKGLKYLISFSMAKSLMQLTKLEVQDCEEMIEILGSNENDDSENEVEFRMLKHLDLSALPSLRGFCSTTRIVKFPAMENLSMSSCTQLETFIFDSVGKSNTIGNDIKDTDSSENYETEVVQPFLFDNKVDFPRLKSLSLKGLTNLTAIWHSQLSPNSFSRLNDLEVHGCGNLISIFVPSTIGRLNALATLLIKECKSVQVVFQLEGTDVKGIHDMSRATQLRSFDCENLDSVEIYSCESLKNIFLVSVARNLPQLTRLIVRSCGVEEIVAREEGLQATPKFVFPKVTQVTFDDLSQLLNFYPDIHVSSWPLLNDLGVYKCDKVDIFVTEISSFQEKGDPKSSSTLIDRQSLFSIEKDSFPNLERLTMEAMVFWNGPLTAVAQLFSKLKFLDVTCTESKSVVFLDKLLDPEGNSSSSAVGIGTQQQQQLPHLKELRLIRMAKLMHLGQDDEEDNSQSSPRIPNFPNLQILLVNGCHSLRNLRSSAISFNNLTSLRVSVCDGFKYLITYSMAKSLMQLTKLEVENCPRLVEIVGSDGDGNSKNEITFRRLKHLKLLGLPRLQGFCSGNCIAKFPSLETSTMSNRLKLKIFPAHDQTLQLTNEEEDTDLDFLEEELTAEDEMNSASSD; encoded by the exons ATGGCATTTCTTATTGAAATTGGTACTACAATTGTCGCAAAGCTAGCTGAGTACATGGTTGAACCAGTTATACGCCAAGCAGGTTATATAATCTGCTACAACAAGAACCTCAAAAAACTACAAAATCAAGTCAGTGACTTAGTTGGAGCCAGAATAAGCATGCAGCATGCTGTTgaaacagaagaaagaaaaggtaaaaaaattgaaaaagggGTCCAGAACTGGCTGACTGAAGTGGATCAGCTGACTAAAGAAGCAGATGACTTCTTGAAAGATGAACACCATGCAGAGACCAAGTGTCTACAGGGCTTTTGTCCTAATCTGAAGCTTCGTCATCATCTAAGCAGGAAATCAACAAAAATGGCTCAAGAGGTGGCTGAGCTttatgagaaaaagaagaactttGACAATATTGCATATGCTGCTTCCCAAGAAGAGGTGTGTGTAGCAGCTCTCCAAGATTATGAGGCCTTTGATTCAAGGACTTCAGCTGCGAAGGATGTAATCAACGAATTGAGAAATTCTAATACCTACATGATTGGGGTGTACGGTATTGGGGGTGTGGGAAAAACAACACTTGTCAAAGAAGTTTATAAGCAATTAGCTACAGGAGGTGAGAAGCTGTTTGATGAGGTAGTTATGGTACTCGATCTGAAAAAGAATCCCAGCATCAATAGAATTCAAAAAGAAATTGCTGAGAAGTTAGGTCTCGAGATTCTCGAAACTGAGACCTTAGCTGGAAGAGCACGTCGAATAAATAACAGGATCAAAGACAAGAAGTCTCTTGTGATCCTAGATGATGTTTGGGAAAACATCGATTTGGGGGATGTGGGTCTTCCTCGAATGGAAACTCTTAAAATATTATTGACTTCTCGAAGCAAACTAGTATTATCTTCCGATATGGGTACACAAAAGGAGTTTCCTCTTGAAGTTTTAGATAAAGATGAAGCTTGGAGTTTATTTCAGAAGACGGCAGGTGATATTGTTAAGAATCCCAATATTGGAACTATAGCTACCCATGTAGCTGAAAAGTGTGGAGGTTTGCCACTTTTGATTGTCACTGTTGCAAGATCCCTGAGAAATAGTTCATTACAAGCATGGAAAGATACTTTCAGACGCCTAAAAAGGTTGGATGGAAAAGGATTGACAGAGAAAACATACTCTGCTATTGAGTGGAGTTACAATCAATTGGGTGATGAGGAGCTTAAATCATTGTTCTTACTGTGTGGACATATTATGTCGGGGTATTCGAACACTATTTATATCCTTGATCTGTTTAAATATAGCATGGGTCTGAGCTTGTTAAAGAACGTGAATACATTAGCAGAAGCACTGATTGCATTGTATTCTCTACTTGAAAAACTCAAAGATTCTTGTCTATTGCTAGATGGCTATGCTAATTCAAATTGCAGAATGCATGATCTTGTAGGCGATGTTGCTAATCGGATTATGGTCAGGGATAATCACATCATATCATCCACACTTGAAGATGAGTTGAAAGATTGGCCAGATAAGGACTCGCTTAAAAAATGCACGGCAATATCTTTTCCTTACACGGTTATCCCCCGTCTTCCTGAAGTTTTGGAATGTCCAGAACTGAAAATGTTTATTTTGTGGAGTAGGGATGTTACATTGGAAATTCCATGCAACATTTTTGAAAAGATGGAAAAACTCAAGGTACTTGATTTAACCAAATTGAGTTTTTTGCCTTCACTACCACCATCTCTAGAGTTCCTGAAGAGTCTTAAAACATTGTGTTTAGATCATTGCAAGTTAGGAGATCTATCTCTAGTCGGGCAACTTGGAAGCTTAGAATTTCTCAGTTTTAAAGGATCCAATTTTAAGCAGTTGCCCAAAGAAATAGGGCAATTAACTTGTCTACGATTGTTGGATTTGAGTGGCTGCTCTCAACTCGAACTTATTCCACCTAATGTTCTATCAAGCTTGACAAGATTAGAAGACTTGAGAATGGGAAATAGTTTTAATCAATGGGAGGCTGAAGGAGTCATCAGTACTGAAAGAAGTAATGCAAGCCTTGAAGAGCTAAAGCACTTGCATCAGCTAATTGCATTACAACTACATATCCCAGATGATGTTATTCTTCCAGTAGATTTGTTCACCACTAAGTTGGAGACATTCCAAATATGTATTGGTTCTGCGTGGAAATGGGCTGATGTCGATGAAACCCTCAATGCATTGAAACTCAAATTCACCACTAGCAATGAATTGGACCAAGGTTTAAAAATGCTACTTAAGAGAACTGAAGACTTGTATTTGGAGGACATGGAGGGTGTAAATCATAGTATTTTATATGAATTAGTTACTGAAGGTTTTCAGCAACTGAAACATCTTCATGTCCAAAACAATACTGATTTTGCATACATCATCAATGGCAAG GTTGGTTTTCCGAACTTAACATGGTTGGAGGTGACTGGACTCAATGATTTAAGATTCTTGTTCTCATCTTCAACTGCTAGAAGTCTTCTACAACTCAAACGTCTTCAGATATCGGGATGTCAAATCATGGAAGCAATAGTATCAATAGAAGAATTTAATGAGATTGCAGAGAAACTGTTTTGCCAACTACAAGATTTGGAGCTAAAAGACCTTCCAAAGCTCACTAAATTCTGCTCAAGAAAGTATACTGAATTTTCAAATCCATCCTCTGGTAGACTGCAATTGGAGGACTGTATTAAAAGAAATACAATTGGTGATGAAATTGAAGAGATAAACTCAACTGGAAACCTTGACGTTGTAATCCAACACTTTCTGTTTGATAACAAG ATAGAGTTTCCAAACTTGAAGAAGTTATCCATTGATGGCCTAGCAAAGTTGACAACAGTATGGAACAATCAACTTTCTCTAGAGAGTTCAAAAAATCTAGAGGGAATAAAAATTGTTTCATGTGACAGTTTGAAAAGTATATTTCCAGCCTCAGTGGCTAGAAGTCTTCTACAGTTGAGGAGTGTGGAAGTTCAGAATTGTGGGGTAGAGCAAATCGTCTCGAAAGAAGATGATGTACAGACAACACCTATGTTTGTTTTTTCAAAACTAACATATGTTCAATTTCAAGATTTACCCCGACTTAGGAGTTTCTATCCAGGATTGCATTCTTCGAAGTGGCCGTCACTCGTAACTTTGTTGGTGTACGATTGTACTAAAGTGCAAATATTTGCAGACGTCAGGCGTGAGTTGAACAATCTTTGCACTCCAAATAAACAATCTTTGTTTTTACTTGAGAAG GATTCATTTCCCAATTTGGAAACGTTAGGCTTGGACGTAATGGAGAATTGGGATAGTCTGCCACTCTACCTGTTCAGGAAGCTCAAATATCTTTGTAGTTATGCATACACCAACTCATCTTTGAATTCTCTTGAGAAATTACTTGGTCTTGAAAAAGTCAATGTGAGTAGTAATGGAGAAATACATGCAGTTGGGGATGGGACCCTCCCACATTTAAGACAGTTGTACCTTTGCGGAATGCGGAAGCTGATGAATCTTGGGGAGGATAACTTCGGACCAGCATGCTCTTATTTTCCAAATCTGGAAACTCTGACGCTGGAAGACTGCGACAGCTTAAAGAATTTAAGATCATCCGCAATATCCTTCAAGAATATAACAACTTTGCAAGTAAGTCGTTGTAAGGGATTGAAATACTTGATATCTTTCTCCATGGCCAAAAGTTTGATGCAACTCACAAAACTGGAAGTCCAAGATTGTGAGGAAATGATAGAAATATTGGGGAGCAATGAAAATGATGATTCAGAAAATGAAGTTGAATTCAGGATGTTGAAACATTTGGACCTTTCTGCTCTACCAAGTCTGAGAGGCTTTTGCTCGACGACTCGCATTGTCAAATTCCCAGCCATGGAAAATTTATCGATGAGTAGTTGTACTCAACTGGAGACGTTCATCTTTGATTCTGTGGGTAAAAGTAATACAATTGGCAATGACATCAAAGACACCGACTCAAGCGAAAACTATGAGACTGAAGTAGtgcaaccttttctttttgacaacAAG GTTGACTTTCCGAGGTTGAAGAGTTTGTCCCTCAAGGGTTTGACAAATTTGACCGCAATATGGCACAGTCAACTTTCTCCAAACTCTTTTAGCAGACTCAATGACCTTGAAGTACATGGATGTGGAAATCTAATAAGTATCTTTGTGCCCAGTACTATAGGAAGATTGAATGCTCTTGCCACCTTATTGATAAAGGAGTGCAAGTCTGTACAAGTAGTATTTCAGCTTGAGGGAACTGATGTTAAAGGAATACATGACATGTCAAGAGCAACTCAGCTGAGATCTTTTGACTGTGAAAATCTAGATTCAGTAGAAATTTATTCCTGTGAGAGTTTGAAAAACATTTTCCTGGTTTCGGTGGCTAGAAATCTTCCACAGTTAACAAGGCTGATAGTGAGGAGCTGTGGAGTGGAGGAAATCGTTGCAAGAGAGGAAGGACTACAAGCAACACCTAAATTTGTGTTTCCAAAAGTAACACAAGTGACTTTTGATGATTTGTCTCAACTATTGAATTTCTACCCAGATATACATGTGTCTAGCTGGCCATTGCTTAATGATTTGGGAGTGTATAAATGCGACAAAGTGGACATATTTGTTACAGAAATTTCAAGTTTCCAAGAAAAGGGTGACCCGAAAAGTTCCAGTACTCTTATTGATCGGCAGTCCCTCTTTTCAATTGAGAAG GATTCATTTCCCAACTTGGAAAGGTTGACCATGGAAGCAATGGTGTTTTGGAATGGTCCACTCACAGCAGTAGCGCAGTTGTTTAGCAAACTAAAGTTTCTTGATGTTACTTGTACAGAGTCCAAGTCTGTTGTTTTCCTTGACAAATTACTCGACCCAGAAGGAAACAGCAGTAGTAGTGCAGTTGGGATTGGGacccagcagcagcagcagctcccACATTTAAAAGAGTTGAGGCTTATTCGAATGGCGAAGCTGATGCATCTAGGCCAGGATGATGAGGAGGACAACTCACAATCATCCCCCCGCATCCCAAATTTTCCAAACCTGCAAATTCTATTAGTGAATGGTTGCCACAGCTTAAGGAATCTGAGATCATCCGCAATATCCTTCAACAATCTAACAAGCTTGCGAGTAAGTGTTTGCGATGGATTCAAATACTTGATAACTTACTCCATGGCCAAAAGTTTAATGCAACTCACAAAACTGGAAGTCGAGAATTGCCCAAGACTGGTGGAAATAGTGGGAAGCGATGGAGACGGCAATTCAAAAAATGAGATTACATTCAGGCGGCTGAAACATTTGAAACTATTGGGTCTACCAAGACTGCAAGGCTTTTGCTCGGGAAATTGCATTGCTAAATTCCCGTCCTTGGAAACTTCGACCATGAGCAACCGCCTCAAATTGAAGATTTTCCCAGCTCATGACCAAACGCTACAGCTAACCAACGAAGAGGAAGACACAGATCTTGATTTCTTGG AGGAGGAGCTGACTGCTGAGGATGAAATGAATTCGGCAAGTTCTGATTGA